A stretch of the Photobacterium toruni genome encodes the following:
- a CDS encoding class I SAM-dependent methyltransferase produces the protein MTASIYLVKGREKSLRRRHPWVFSRGIDRIEGKPELGETVDVYDNKGEWLARGAYSPQSQIRVRVWTFNKNEAIDVNFFVNRLNTAQSLRDILAARDGLTGYRLIAAESDGLPGITIDRYQDYLVCQLLSAGAEAQRDVLIEALRQCYPSCNIYERSDVSVRKKEGLKQRTGVLHGEEPPKFVTIEENGVKINVDIVGGHKTGFYLDQRDSREASVKYVNGKRVLNCFCYTGGFGLYALKGGASEVVNVDVSQPALDTAQLNAEINGYPVENAQFVNADVFKLLREYRERGELFDVVIMDPPKFAESKSQLVGACRGYKDINMLAMQILKPGGMLLTYSCSGLMDNGLFQKIIADAALDAHRDVQFIERFSQAADHPLDSAYPEGFYLKGFACYVK, from the coding sequence ATGACTGCTTCTATTTATTTGGTAAAAGGCCGTGAAAAATCACTACGCCGTCGCCACCCTTGGGTTTTTTCTCGCGGTATTGATCGCATTGAAGGAAAACCAGAATTAGGCGAAACCGTTGATGTTTACGATAACAAAGGCGAATGGCTAGCACGTGGTGCGTATTCTCCGCAGTCACAAATTCGCGTTCGCGTATGGACATTCAACAAAAATGAAGCCATTGATGTTAATTTCTTTGTTAACCGTTTAAATACCGCACAAAGTCTACGTGATATTCTAGCTGCTCGCGATGGCCTTACAGGCTACCGCTTAATTGCAGCTGAATCTGATGGCCTTCCAGGTATCACTATCGATCGTTACCAAGATTACTTAGTCTGCCAACTATTAAGTGCAGGTGCTGAAGCACAGCGTGACGTACTTATTGAAGCATTACGACAGTGCTACCCTAGCTGCAATATTTACGAACGTTCAGACGTATCTGTTCGTAAAAAAGAAGGCTTAAAACAGCGTACTGGTGTTCTACACGGTGAAGAGCCGCCTAAGTTTGTTACTATCGAAGAAAATGGCGTTAAAATTAACGTTGATATCGTTGGTGGTCACAAAACAGGTTTTTACCTTGACCAACGTGATAGCCGCGAAGCATCAGTTAAATATGTTAATGGTAAACGTGTCCTAAACTGCTTCTGCTACACAGGTGGTTTTGGTTTATATGCGCTAAAAGGCGGCGCAAGTGAAGTTGTTAACGTTGATGTCTCTCAACCAGCACTCGATACTGCGCAACTTAACGCAGAAATAAATGGCTACCCAGTTGAAAATGCACAGTTTGTAAATGCTGATGTATTTAAATTACTACGCGAATACCGTGAGCGTGGTGAGTTATTTGATGTTGTAATTATGGACCCACCTAAATTTGCTGAATCTAAATCTCAGCTAGTGGGTGCTTGTCGTGGTTACAAAGATATCAATATGCTCGCAATGCAGATCCTAAAACCAGGTGGCATGTTATTAACATACTCTTGCTCAGGTTTAATGGACAATGGTCTATTCCAAAAAATCATTGCCGATGCAGCACTTGATGCACATCGTGACGTGCAATTTATTGAGCGTTTCAGCCAAGCGGCTGATCACCCTCTAGACAGTGCTTACCCTGAAGGTTTCTACCTAAAAGGTTTTGCTTGTTACGTAAAGTAA
- the yccX gene encoding acylphosphatase, giving the protein MARCCVKTRVTGHVQGVGFRFHTAHQGLVLDLTGYAKNLADGSVEVVACGEPENIDKLIEWLQHGPKMATVEGLTTQTLAWQHHDGFKMN; this is encoded by the coding sequence ATGGCGCGATGTTGTGTAAAAACACGAGTAACGGGTCATGTGCAAGGGGTTGGTTTTCGATTTCATACTGCCCATCAAGGTTTAGTGCTTGATTTAACAGGGTATGCAAAAAATCTCGCTGATGGTAGTGTTGAAGTTGTTGCCTGTGGTGAGCCAGAGAACATTGATAAACTTATTGAATGGTTACAACATGGTCCTAAAATGGCAACTGTTGAGGGGCTTACAACTCAGACATTAGCTTGGCAACATCATGATGGGTTTAAAATGAATTAA
- the tusE gene encoding sulfurtransferase TusE, with amino-acid sequence MLEFNGVQIDTDAQGYLKNVEDWSEDLVPLLATEEAIELSEAHWEVIRFVRDFYLEFNTSPAVRMLVKAMAKQYGEEKGNSRYLYRLFPKGPAKQATKLAGLPKPVKCI; translated from the coding sequence ATGCTTGAATTTAACGGCGTACAAATCGATACAGATGCCCAAGGTTATCTTAAAAATGTGGAGGATTGGTCGGAAGATTTAGTTCCATTACTTGCCACTGAAGAAGCAATTGAATTATCTGAAGCACATTGGGAAGTGATTCGTTTTGTGCGTGATTTTTATCTTGAATTTAATACTTCCCCAGCCGTTCGTATGCTTGTAAAAGCCATGGCAAAGCAATATGGTGAAGAAAAAGGTAACTCTCGTTATCTGTATCGTTTATTTCCTAAAGGCCCAGCAAAGCAAGCAACTAAACTGGCGGGATTACCTAAACCGGTGAAGTGTATTTAG
- a CDS encoding Bax inhibitor-1/YccA family protein — MNERMVNRDNGYEGVLSTNKVLRNTYFLLSLTLLFSAVVAGIAMVMNVPPVHWIILLVGFYGLIFLTERNRDSSLGLVFVFALTGFMGYTLGPILNMYVGAGMGHVVMTALGGTALTFFACSAYALTTKRDLSFLNGMLMAGFIAIIVAVVANIFLKMPMLSLAISGMFVLFSSAAILLTTQSIVRGGETNYISATVTLYVSIYNLFLSLLQILGVVNSSDN, encoded by the coding sequence ATGAACGAACGTATGGTCAATCGTGACAATGGTTACGAAGGCGTGCTGTCAACCAATAAGGTTTTACGTAACACTTATTTCTTACTATCGCTGACATTGTTGTTCTCTGCTGTTGTAGCTGGCATAGCAATGGTTATGAATGTTCCACCTGTTCATTGGATCATTCTCCTTGTTGGTTTCTACGGCTTAATTTTCTTAACAGAACGTAACCGGGATAGCAGCCTTGGTCTAGTCTTTGTATTCGCATTAACAGGCTTTATGGGCTATACCCTTGGCCCAATATTAAATATGTATGTTGGCGCAGGTATGGGTCATGTTGTTATGACGGCACTTGGCGGCACGGCACTAACATTCTTTGCTTGTTCTGCTTACGCATTAACAACAAAGCGCGACTTATCATTCCTTAACGGTATGCTAATGGCTGGCTTTATCGCTATTATTGTCGCTGTTGTTGCAAACATCTTCTTGAAGATGCCAATGCTATCATTAGCAATTAGCGGTATGTTTGTCTTGTTCTCATCTGCAGCTATTCTATTGACTACACAGTCAATTGTGCGTGGTGGCGAAACAAACTATATCTCAGCAACGGTTACATTATACGTCTCTATCTATAACCTGTTCTTAAGCTTGCTTCAGATTCTGGGTGTAGTAAATAGCAGCGATAATTAA
- a CDS encoding amino acid ABC transporter ATP-binding protein has product MKKTNNTLDNPANTQWVIELADVNKWYGQFHVLKNINLKVRKGEKIVICGPSGSGKSTMIRCINYLEEHQQGKISVAGQDITGDLKNIELVRKEVGMCFQHFNLFPHLTVLENCTLAPIWVKKMPKKEANALAMQYLERVKIPDQAHKYPGQLSGGQQQRVAIARSLCMNPQVMLFDEPTSALDPEMVREVLDVMVELANEGMTMLCVTHEMGFARQVADRVIFMDQGEIIEENNPQDFFDHPKSDRTQLFLQQILH; this is encoded by the coding sequence ATGAAAAAGACGAACAACACCCTCGATAATCCAGCTAATACTCAATGGGTCATCGAATTAGCAGACGTGAATAAATGGTATGGTCAATTTCATGTACTTAAAAATATTAATTTAAAAGTACGTAAAGGTGAGAAAATTGTTATTTGTGGGCCTTCGGGATCAGGAAAATCAACCATGATCCGCTGTATTAATTATTTAGAAGAGCATCAGCAAGGAAAAATTTCTGTTGCAGGGCAAGATATTACCGGTGATTTAAAAAACATTGAGCTCGTACGTAAAGAAGTCGGGATGTGTTTTCAACATTTCAACCTATTCCCTCACCTCACAGTGCTAGAAAACTGCACCTTAGCGCCAATTTGGGTTAAGAAAATGCCAAAAAAAGAAGCGAATGCGCTCGCTATGCAATATTTAGAGCGAGTTAAAATTCCAGATCAAGCTCATAAATATCCAGGTCAGCTCTCAGGTGGACAACAACAACGTGTTGCCATCGCCCGTTCACTATGCATGAATCCACAGGTAATGTTATTTGATGAACCAACATCAGCCCTCGATCCTGAAATGGTACGAGAAGTATTAGATGTAATGGTTGAACTTGCCAATGAAGGAATGACCATGTTATGTGTAACGCATGAGATGGGGTTTGCCCGCCAAGTAGCAGATCGAGTAATATTCATGGATCAAGGAGAAATCATTGAAGAAAATAACCCACAAGACTTTTTTGATCATCCTAAATCAGATCGAACCCAACTCTTTTTACAGCAAATATTGCACTAA
- a CDS encoding amino acid ABC transporter permease yields the protein MNKHQFLPDLPPPANTVGVIGWLRQHLFSSVFNTIITLLLGYFALIGLWRIIDWAFINANWQGDTRDACTLTGACWTFIKVRFDQFMFGFYPSAELWRPTLFYATLAIFITLLAYEKTPHRGWIWLFFVNIYPFFAGFLLYGGVAGLPIVETHLWGGLLITLIIAIVGIVVSLPIGIVLALGRRSEMPIIRSICTVYIEIWRGVPLITVLFMASVMLPLFLSSELETNKLIRALIGVVLFSAAYMAEVIRGGLQAIPKGQYEAADALGLSYWRKTSLIVLPQALKITIPSIVNTFIGLFKDTSLVLIIGMFDVLGIGQAANSDPEWLGFATESYVFVAFVFWIFCFSMSRYSIYLEKKLHTGHQH from the coding sequence ATGAATAAACATCAATTTCTACCCGATTTACCCCCACCAGCAAATACGGTTGGTGTAATTGGATGGCTACGGCAACATCTATTCTCTTCGGTTTTCAATACAATTATTACGCTGCTTTTAGGCTATTTTGCTCTCATCGGTCTCTGGCGGATCATTGACTGGGCATTTATTAATGCTAATTGGCAAGGAGACACTCGGGATGCATGTACGCTAACAGGTGCGTGTTGGACTTTTATTAAAGTACGTTTTGATCAATTTATGTTCGGCTTCTATCCCAGTGCCGAATTATGGCGACCAACATTGTTTTATGCCACATTGGCTATTTTCATTACCTTATTAGCCTATGAAAAAACGCCTCATCGTGGTTGGATTTGGCTATTTTTCGTGAATATCTATCCCTTTTTTGCCGGCTTTCTTTTATACGGCGGTGTTGCTGGCCTCCCCATTGTTGAAACCCATTTATGGGGTGGATTACTCATTACTCTGATCATTGCCATTGTCGGCATTGTCGTTTCATTACCCATCGGTATTGTATTAGCGCTTGGACGACGTTCAGAGATGCCAATCATTCGTAGTATTTGTACTGTTTATATTGAAATTTGGCGCGGCGTACCATTAATTACCGTTTTATTTATGGCATCAGTAATGTTACCGCTATTTTTAAGTTCTGAGTTAGAAACGAATAAACTGATCAGAGCTTTAATTGGCGTCGTGTTATTTAGTGCTGCTTATATGGCAGAAGTTATTCGAGGTGGCTTACAAGCAATACCTAAAGGTCAATATGAAGCTGCAGATGCTTTAGGGCTAAGTTACTGGCGAAAGACATCTCTTATTGTGTTACCTCAAGCTCTAAAAATCACTATTCCTTCGATTGTAAATACCTTTATTGGGTTATTTAAAGACACTAGTTTAGTACTTATTATTGGTATGTTTGATGTTTTAGGCATTGGACAAGCAGCCAATAGTGATCCTGAATGGTTAGGTTTTGCTACTGAAAGCTACGTTTTTGTCGCTTTCGTCTTCTGGATTTTTTGTTTTAGTATGTCTAGATACAGTATCTACCTAGAAAAAAAATTACATACTGGTCATCAACATTAG
- a CDS encoding amino acid ABC transporter permease — MVFPSNTDKPQSRSRTKNLFYNPTFRAIIFQIIAIIALVFFFYSIINNALTNLETRGIATGFDFLEQEAGFGIGLTLIDYDETFSYGRTFFVGLLNTALIAVLGIMLATVLGFIIGIARLSPNWLVSRFAAFYIEIFRNIPLLLQIFFWYFAVLQVLPSPRQSIQFGESIFLNVRGLSIPSPIFEQGSGLIFIALIIACFIAISYRYYANKKQQQTGQQSPVFIINLAVIVFLPLLAFFISGKPISIDYPSLTGFNFSGGITVLPELAALLLALSIYTAAFIAEIVRSGINAVSHGQTEAAEALGLTRNKTLRLIVIPQAMRIIIPPLTSQYLNLTKNSSLAMAIGYPDLVSVFAGTTLNQTGQAIEIIAMTMAVYLSLSLITSLLMNIYNKKMALVER; from the coding sequence ATGGTATTTCCCTCGAATACAGATAAACCACAAAGCCGATCTCGTACTAAAAATCTATTTTATAATCCCACCTTTCGCGCCATTATCTTTCAAATTATTGCGATAATTGCACTGGTTTTTTTCTTTTACAGTATCATCAATAATGCATTAACCAATCTTGAAACACGTGGAATTGCCACTGGTTTTGATTTTCTTGAGCAAGAAGCTGGATTTGGCATCGGACTAACGCTTATTGATTATGATGAAACCTTTAGTTATGGCCGCACATTTTTTGTTGGTTTACTCAACACGGCATTAATTGCAGTGCTGGGCATTATGCTAGCAACAGTGTTGGGATTTATCATCGGTATCGCACGTTTATCGCCTAATTGGCTGGTTAGCCGTTTTGCCGCTTTTTATATTGAGATTTTTCGCAATATTCCATTATTGCTGCAAATTTTCTTTTGGTACTTTGCTGTATTGCAAGTTTTACCCTCTCCCAGACAAAGTATTCAATTTGGCGAAAGCATTTTTCTTAACGTACGTGGTTTATCAATACCAAGTCCAATTTTTGAACAAGGCTCAGGTCTCATCTTTATTGCTTTGATCATCGCTTGCTTTATTGCAATAAGTTACCGATATTACGCCAACAAAAAACAGCAACAAACAGGACAGCAATCCCCTGTTTTTATTATTAATCTCGCGGTTATCGTCTTCTTACCGTTATTAGCCTTCTTTATTAGTGGTAAACCCATCAGTATTGATTATCCATCACTAACAGGATTCAATTTTAGTGGTGGAATTACGGTACTGCCTGAACTGGCTGCATTACTATTAGCTCTGAGTATTTATACCGCTGCTTTTATTGCTGAAATTGTACGTTCAGGAATTAACGCCGTTAGTCATGGTCAAACAGAAGCTGCTGAAGCATTAGGATTAACTCGAAATAAAACCCTTCGTTTAATTGTCATTCCACAAGCGATGCGGATCATTATTCCTCCCCTTACCAGCCAATATTTAAACCTAACCAAGAACTCCTCGTTGGCAATGGCTATTGGTTATCCTGATTTAGTGTCTGTCTTTGCTGGCACCACTTTAAATCAAACCGGACAAGCTATTGAAATTATTGCTATGACAATGGCGGTTTATTTAAGCCTAAGTTTAATTACATCGCTGCTAATGAATATCTATAACAAAAAAATGGCACTGGTTGAGAGGTAA
- a CDS encoding amino acid ABC transporter substrate-binding protein → MAKKITGVLAVLAASATLFAVNVNAADSTLNKVKKQGYVQCGVSAGLPGFSNPNAKGQWEGLDVEFCQAIAAATLGDKTKVKYIPLTAKERFTALQSGEIDVLSRNTTWTLHRDTALGLNFTGVNYYDGQGFMVKENMGIKSAKELDGAAVCVQSGTTTELNLADYFRVNGMKYKPVVFDTAPQTSKGFDSGRCDVLTTDQSGLYALRLNLKDPTSAIVLPEIISKEPLGPVVRQGDDQWFNIVRWTLFTMINAEEFNITSANIDQLKKESKDPNIRRLIGLDGPKGKGLGLNDDWGFQIIKQVGNYGESFHRTVGLGSPLKIERGLNALWNNGGIQYAPPIR, encoded by the coding sequence ATGGCTAAAAAAATAACAGGCGTATTAGCAGTACTTGCTGCATCTGCCACTTTATTTGCAGTGAATGTCAACGCTGCTGACAGTACTCTTAATAAGGTAAAAAAACAGGGTTATGTTCAATGTGGCGTCAGTGCTGGCTTACCTGGATTTTCAAACCCTAATGCTAAAGGTCAATGGGAAGGTCTTGATGTTGAATTCTGTCAAGCGATTGCCGCTGCAACCTTAGGCGATAAAACCAAGGTTAAATATATCCCTCTCACTGCAAAAGAACGCTTTACTGCCTTACAATCAGGTGAAATTGATGTTTTATCACGTAATACAACTTGGACACTACACCGTGATACCGCCCTTGGCCTTAACTTTACAGGTGTGAACTACTACGATGGCCAAGGTTTTATGGTTAAAGAAAATATGGGTATCAAAAGTGCTAAAGAGCTTGATGGAGCGGCCGTTTGTGTACAATCGGGTACAACAACCGAACTTAATTTAGCGGATTATTTTCGAGTTAATGGCATGAAATATAAACCTGTCGTCTTTGATACAGCACCTCAAACATCAAAAGGTTTTGACTCTGGTCGTTGTGATGTTCTCACCACCGATCAATCAGGTTTATATGCCCTACGTTTAAATCTTAAAGATCCAACCTCGGCCATTGTTCTACCTGAAATTATTTCAAAAGAACCATTGGGTCCCGTTGTTCGTCAAGGTGATGACCAATGGTTCAATATTGTACGTTGGACATTATTTACCATGATCAACGCCGAAGAATTTAATATAACATCAGCCAATATCGATCAACTTAAAAAAGAATCAAAAGATCCTAATATTCGTCGATTAATTGGTCTTGATGGACCAAAAGGCAAAGGGCTAGGATTAAATGATGATTGGGGCTTTCAAATCATCAAACAAGTCGGTAATTATGGTGAAAGCTTTCATCGTACTGTCGGTTTAGGCTCACCACTTAAAATTGAGCGTGGATTAAACGCACTATGGAATAACGGGGGTATTCAGTACGCTCCCCCGATTCGTTAA
- a CDS encoding L-lactate MFS transporter: MKKFDRAMQILVAGFCINLCMGILYAWSVFKKALVVDLGWSNADASLPYTIAIITFALSLLVAGILQDRMGPRRVLILGTVMVGLGMIVSSFATTPMMLVLTFGVMTGSGIGFGYACLSPSAMKWFHPSKKGLVNGLIAAGFGLAAVYLAPLTSTLIAEYGINTSFLILGIAVLVIAVPLAFTINNPPANYTPETPAGYKATSAKPVDINWRGMLKTPQFYSLWVMYAFASAAGLMIIGNITSIAATQANITDAAYLVVILAIFNSGGRVAAGILSDKIGGVKTLMIAFVMQGINMVMFATFDSEFTLIIGAAVAGVGYGTLLAVFPSIIADFYGLKNYGANYGVLYTAWGVSGFIGPVVAAFAVDTTGTYTLAYTVCSVMIAIAVVLSVITKKVDTEALEKKLTTA; encoded by the coding sequence ATGAAAAAATTTGATCGAGCTATGCAGATCCTAGTAGCAGGTTTCTGTATCAACTTATGTATGGGTATCCTTTATGCTTGGAGTGTGTTTAAAAAAGCACTTGTTGTTGATTTAGGCTGGTCGAATGCTGATGCATCACTGCCTTACACCATTGCTATTATTACTTTTGCTTTATCGCTATTAGTTGCAGGTATTCTTCAAGACCGTATGGGACCACGTCGTGTACTGATTCTTGGTACAGTAATGGTTGGTTTAGGCATGATTGTCTCAAGCTTTGCAACCACACCAATGATGCTAGTACTTACATTTGGCGTTATGACTGGCAGCGGTATCGGTTTTGGTTACGCATGTTTAAGCCCATCAGCCATGAAATGGTTCCACCCATCGAAAAAAGGCTTAGTGAATGGTCTAATTGCTGCGGGTTTTGGACTTGCTGCGGTTTACTTAGCACCGCTAACATCAACACTTATTGCAGAATATGGTATTAATACTAGCTTCCTTATTTTAGGTATTGCGGTATTGGTAATCGCAGTACCACTTGCGTTTACGATTAACAATCCACCAGCAAATTATACGCCTGAAACACCTGCTGGTTACAAAGCAACATCCGCTAAACCCGTTGATATTAATTGGCGCGGAATGCTAAAAACACCACAATTTTACTCACTGTGGGTAATGTACGCATTTGCTTCAGCTGCTGGTTTGATGATCATTGGTAACATTACTTCTATAGCAGCGACACAAGCAAATATCACAGACGCTGCTTATCTTGTTGTTATCCTTGCTATCTTTAACTCTGGTGGCCGTGTCGCAGCAGGTATTCTGTCAGACAAAATTGGTGGCGTTAAAACATTAATGATCGCTTTTGTTATGCAAGGCATCAATATGGTAATGTTCGCTACATTTGACTCTGAGTTCACACTTATTATTGGAGCAGCAGTAGCTGGTGTTGGCTACGGCACCTTACTGGCAGTGTTCCCATCAATTATTGCTGATTTCTATGGTCTTAAAAACTACGGCGCTAACTATGGCGTACTTTACACTGCATGGGGTGTGAGTGGCTTTATCGGCCCTGTTGTTGCTGCATTTGCTGTCGATACCACGGGAACTTATACATTGGCTTACACTGTATGTTCAGTGATGATTGCCATTGCGGTTGTGTTGTCTGTTATTACTAAAAAAGTCGATACAGAGGCACTAGAGAAAAAACTCACAACAGCATAA
- the gltS gene encoding sodium/glutamate symporter yields MTTTIHVNELESLLIAIIVLFLGYFINTKVKILRKYNIPEPIVGGLVIAFIITFFHFQGFDISFKLSMQDTLMQMFFATVGLAASYKLLMKGGSRVFLFLGVATIFIIIQDAVGVGMSKALGLDPLLGLIVGSITLSGGHGTGAAWSQTFATDYGLNTLELSMAAATFGLIMGGIIGGPIAQRLINKHKLKSDFGESGNHHIEHPDLITYSDHEEDRITSKNTIEVLFILLVCVAGASHFKNFIDGFGISALRIPEFVYALFIGVFITNICEGTKCYKINKETVDALGTIALSLFLAMALMSLHLWELMDLAMPMLIILAVQTLVLGLFTYFVTFRVMGSNYDAAIIAGGHCGFGMGATPTAVMNMGSLVSRNGPSPQAFMVVPIVGAFFIDITNLLVLQGYISFLGH; encoded by the coding sequence ATGACAACAACTATTCATGTTAATGAGCTCGAATCATTGCTCATCGCGATAATCGTGCTTTTTCTTGGCTACTTTATTAATACGAAAGTCAAGATTTTAAGAAAATACAATATTCCAGAGCCGATTGTCGGCGGACTTGTCATTGCCTTTATTATTACCTTTTTCCATTTTCAGGGTTTTGACATTAGTTTCAAATTAAGTATGCAAGATACGTTAATGCAAATGTTCTTTGCGACCGTGGGTCTTGCTGCTAGCTATAAATTATTAATGAAAGGCGGTTCGCGTGTATTCCTATTCTTAGGCGTCGCAACGATCTTTATCATTATTCAAGATGCTGTCGGCGTGGGAATGAGTAAAGCGTTAGGCTTAGATCCATTACTTGGTCTTATTGTTGGTTCAATCACTCTTTCAGGTGGTCACGGTACAGGTGCTGCTTGGTCACAAACTTTTGCTACCGACTATGGTTTAAACACATTAGAACTATCAATGGCAGCAGCAACGTTTGGTTTGATTATGGGTGGTATTATCGGTGGTCCCATTGCCCAGCGATTAATTAACAAACATAAGCTAAAATCAGATTTTGGTGAAAGCGGTAATCACCACATTGAACACCCTGATCTGATCACTTATAGCGACCATGAAGAAGATCGTATAACCTCTAAAAACACGATTGAAGTATTATTTATTTTATTAGTTTGTGTTGCTGGAGCTTCACACTTTAAAAACTTCATTGATGGGTTTGGTATTAGTGCGTTACGTATTCCTGAATTCGTGTATGCATTGTTTATTGGTGTGTTTATTACCAATATCTGTGAAGGAACTAAATGCTATAAAATTAACAAAGAAACTGTTGATGCCCTAGGTACAATAGCATTATCACTGTTCTTGGCAATGGCACTTATGAGCTTGCATCTATGGGAGTTGATGGATCTGGCAATGCCAATGTTAATAATTCTTGCCGTTCAGACTCTTGTATTAGGGTTATTTACCTATTTTGTTACTTTCCGTGTAATGGGCAGTAACTATGACGCCGCTATTATTGCCGGTGGTCATTGTGGTTTTGGCATGGGTGCAACACCAACAGCGGTAATGAATATGGGTTCATTAGTGTCACGAAATGGTCCATCACCACAAGCCTTTATGGTTGTGCCAATTGTTGGTGCTTTCTTTATTGATATTACTAACTTACTGGTTCTTCAAGGCTACATTAGTTTTCTAGGCCACTAA